In one Spirosoma rigui genomic region, the following are encoded:
- a CDS encoding glycosyltransferase family 2 protein has product MPPTVSIITITYNAERFLERTIQSVLAYPTPELEYIIIDGGSTDGTLSIVRQYESGITQWISEPDGGLYDAMNKGLHRATGQYVWFMNAGDEVYDHQTLPRLLDEIRRTAADVYYSDALFVSDSGGRQSGSPVGLRSQVTPHSLPRHLTWRDMALGMKVCHQAFVVKRSIAPDYLTTNLSADLDWEIRCLKAATRIDYVPFLLCRYLLGGISVQQHRRSLIDRFRVLADHFGWVVTLLNHGQISWRAWQFKNGSQSPPTNTDTLTG; this is encoded by the coding sequence ATGCCGCCAACCGTATCCATCATCACCATCACTTACAACGCCGAGCGGTTTCTGGAACGAACAATTCAAAGCGTGCTCGCCTATCCAACTCCCGAGCTGGAATACATCATCATCGACGGAGGTTCGACGGATGGTACGCTGTCCATCGTTCGGCAGTACGAGTCCGGTATTACGCAGTGGATTTCGGAGCCGGACGGTGGCCTGTACGATGCCATGAACAAAGGACTCCACCGGGCAACGGGACAATACGTCTGGTTCATGAATGCGGGCGACGAGGTGTATGACCACCAAACCCTGCCCCGGCTCCTGGACGAGATCAGACGTACGGCAGCCGATGTGTATTACAGCGACGCTTTGTTCGTGAGCGACAGCGGTGGTCGCCAGTCCGGCTCACCCGTTGGCCTGCGCAGTCAGGTAACCCCCCACAGCCTGCCCCGCCACCTGACCTGGCGAGACATGGCACTGGGCATGAAAGTATGCCACCAGGCGTTTGTGGTCAAACGGTCCATTGCCCCCGACTACCTGACAACGAACCTGAGCGCGGACCTGGACTGGGAAATACGGTGTCTGAAGGCAGCAACACGCATCGACTACGTTCCCTTCCTGCTATGCCGTTACCTGTTGGGGGGCATCTCTGTGCAGCAGCACCGGCGCTCACTGATAGACCGATTCCGGGTACTGGCCGATCACTTCGGCTGGGTAGTCACGCTGCTCAACCACGGGCAAATCAGCTGGCGGGCGTGGCAGTTTAAAAACGGCTCGCAAAGCCCGCCAACCAACACAGATACGCTTACGGGATAA
- a CDS encoding lipopolysaccharide biosynthesis protein, with protein MGIIKRQTIQSSIYSYAGVGVGFLTQGVFFPNLFSKAQIGLMALLIAVAQVLVQASSLGLNNAGGRYFPYFRDLERQHNGYLIISSLTTLVGFGLAVLILWLGKPWVIAQYGSQSPLFIEYYPLLIPLTLFTAYFTVFDNYAKLLYDPVTGTLLQQFVQRVLVLIAGGFYWLGWLTFDHFMGVWLLAFLIPTLLMFASVVRDGNLFFNLRYVSVSRELRRNMIRYASLSLTTALSTQIILTIDKGMISNALGLDATGIYSTASYFAAVIALPATALYKVAATLIAESWKVDDRAGILTIYRKSCLNQLIAGCLVFVGVAVNLPSLFTILPAGYEAGYFVILWLGLSKLIDMATGINGLILSTSRFYALDSVLFIGLIIVTILANNYLIPRYGINGAAIGAVLATFLYNFVRTLLVWIAFRMQPFSWRNGAVIAVAALIWFVSEQVPHFNGSVWQTGTDVALRSGGVTVLFIGLIFALKLSPDANDLLTGAWTRVKKLY; from the coding sequence GTGGGTATCATTAAACGGCAAACCATACAGAGTTCCATCTATTCCTACGCGGGTGTGGGAGTCGGTTTTTTAACCCAGGGCGTCTTCTTTCCAAACCTCTTCAGCAAGGCACAGATTGGCCTGATGGCCCTGCTCATTGCCGTGGCGCAGGTGCTGGTTCAGGCGTCGAGTCTGGGGCTGAACAATGCCGGTGGCCGCTACTTCCCCTACTTTCGTGATCTGGAGCGGCAGCATAACGGCTACCTCATCATCAGCAGCCTGACAACGCTGGTCGGGTTCGGGTTGGCGGTATTAATCCTCTGGCTGGGCAAACCGTGGGTCATTGCCCAGTACGGGTCGCAGTCGCCCCTCTTCATCGAGTACTATCCCCTGCTCATCCCGCTAACGCTCTTCACGGCTTATTTTACCGTCTTCGACAACTACGCAAAATTGCTCTACGACCCCGTTACGGGTACCCTGTTGCAGCAGTTCGTGCAGCGGGTGCTGGTACTGATAGCGGGGGGCTTCTACTGGCTGGGCTGGCTCACCTTCGACCATTTCATGGGTGTCTGGCTGCTGGCCTTCCTGATTCCCACGCTGTTGATGTTCGCCAGCGTGGTTCGCGACGGGAACCTGTTTTTCAACCTGCGCTACGTTTCCGTTTCGCGGGAATTACGCCGGAACATGATCCGGTATGCCAGTTTGAGTTTAACCACTGCCCTCTCCACCCAGATCATTCTGACCATCGACAAAGGCATGATCAGTAATGCCCTGGGACTGGATGCGACGGGTATCTACAGCACGGCCTCGTACTTTGCTGCCGTCATTGCCTTACCGGCCACCGCCCTGTACAAGGTAGCCGCCACGCTCATTGCCGAATCGTGGAAAGTCGACGACCGCGCCGGCATCCTAACGATCTATCGCAAGAGCTGCCTCAACCAGCTCATTGCGGGCTGTCTGGTCTTTGTGGGGGTAGCCGTTAATCTGCCCAGCCTATTCACTATACTCCCCGCCGGCTACGAAGCGGGCTATTTCGTAATTCTGTGGCTGGGACTCAGCAAACTCATCGACATGGCCACGGGTATCAACGGGCTTATCCTGTCGACGTCCCGTTTCTACGCGCTTGATTCGGTGCTTTTCATTGGCCTTATCATCGTTACCATCCTAGCAAACAATTACCTGATTCCGCGCTACGGCATCAATGGAGCGGCCATAGGGGCGGTACTGGCTACGTTTCTGTATAATTTCGTCCGGACGCTGCTCGTCTGGATCGCGTTTCGGATGCAGCCGTTCTCGTGGCGTAACGGAGCCGTCATTGCCGTTGCTGCGCTGATCTGGTTTGTCAGCGAACAGGTTCCGCATTTCAACGGATCGGTCTGGCAAACGGGTACCGATGTGGCCCTTCGGTCGGGGGGGGTTACGGTGCTTTTCATCGGGCTTATTTTCGCGCTGAAGCTCTCGCCCGACGCCAACGATTTACTAACGGGGGCCTGGACACGCGTAAAAAAGCTATATTGA
- the pfkA gene encoding 6-phosphofructokinase, with protein MKRIAVFTSGGDAPGMNACIRAVVRGAVYHGIEVFGIRRGYNGMINGDIFQMSSHSVSNIVQRGGTILKSARSKEFMTPEGRAKAHEQIQKFGIEGLVAIGGNGTFTGATLFFDEYGIPTVGAPGTIDNDLYGTDHTIGFDTAVNTALEAIDKIRDTADSHDRIFFIEVMGRDSGYIAIQSGIAGGAELVMVPEVLTPISEVVDTLKAGWSRQKASSIIIVAEGEEEGNATEIAEKIRAQVQSDIDMRVTTLGHIQRGGIPTAYDRILASRLGLGALEGLMNGEKNVMAGVVNNELVYTPFKDTIRLPKPISEDLLRMVKILSV; from the coding sequence ATGAAAAGAATTGCTGTTTTTACCTCGGGTGGTGACGCACCGGGTATGAACGCCTGCATCCGGGCGGTTGTCCGGGGGGCGGTCTATCATGGTATTGAGGTATTCGGTATCCGCCGGGGGTATAACGGGATGATAAATGGCGACATTTTCCAGATGTCTTCGCACTCGGTGAGTAACATCGTGCAGCGCGGAGGTACCATCTTGAAGTCGGCGCGTAGCAAAGAGTTTATGACGCCCGAAGGACGCGCCAAGGCCCACGAGCAAATCCAGAAATTTGGTATTGAAGGACTGGTAGCCATTGGCGGTAACGGTACGTTTACCGGCGCTACCCTTTTCTTCGATGAATATGGCATCCCTACCGTTGGTGCACCCGGTACCATCGACAACGACTTATACGGCACCGATCATACCATTGGGTTCGATACGGCAGTGAATACTGCGCTTGAAGCTATCGACAAAATCCGCGACACGGCCGATTCTCACGACCGCATTTTCTTCATTGAAGTGATGGGCCGCGACTCGGGCTATATCGCCATCCAGTCGGGTATTGCCGGCGGTGCAGAACTGGTGATGGTTCCCGAAGTGCTAACACCGATCTCCGAAGTTGTCGATACCCTGAAAGCGGGCTGGAGCCGTCAGAAAGCGTCGTCCATCATCATCGTTGCCGAAGGTGAAGAAGAGGGAAATGCCACTGAAATTGCCGAAAAAATCCGGGCGCAGGTCCAATCCGATATTGACATGCGGGTTACAACGCTGGGGCACATCCAGCGGGGCGGTATCCCAACGGCCTACGACCGTATTCTGGCCAGCCGCCTGGGCCTGGGTGCCCTGGAAGGTTTGATGAACGGCGAGAAAAACGTCATGGCGGGTGTGGTCAACAACGAACTCGTTTATACCCCATTTAAAGACACGATCCGTCTGCCCAAACCCATCAGCGAAGACCTGTTGCGGATGGTGAAGATTTTGTCGGTGTAG
- a CDS encoding TlpA family protein disulfide reductase translates to MKHFMLIAFTSVWLATTASAQSTPATLSDGFKITGRINGLKDTTVVLAHYFGATQYIPKDTARVDAAGNFVFSGKKSLPTGLYITVLPKSRYIELLMDNDQEFSFATDTTSLIGSMKVTGSAENELFYSYQQGLNKLYQEAQALNTQQKVRNDPTTAALANQKMADLQNQAQRQREQFFRDHTNSFATKILKASAEPAVPPAPKLANGRPDSAWVFNYFKGHFWDDYDFSDERFVRTPILQRKLDRYIKELTVQNADSLIKEADYVVNKAIAGKNKEVKSYIIWYITSQYEQPKVMGTDGLYVHMFEKYYATGVMPVTDTSTVRKIGERVATLKPTLVGKTLVAPVVSDTLRKPIALSAIKADYTVVFFYAPHCGHCRDSAPKLKKFVDDYKGKGVEVLAIPVEDSPEEWKKFIREFGLQKAVNGFDYTARTDYRKQYDVWTTPTVYVLDKNKTIIARKLPVEQIEDFMLFHKRQQANQKAAVATAKAKK, encoded by the coding sequence ATGAAACATTTTATGCTGATTGCGTTCACTAGTGTATGGCTCGCTACGACGGCCTCGGCACAATCGACGCCAGCCACCCTATCCGACGGTTTCAAGATAACCGGTCGCATCAACGGACTCAAAGACACGACGGTCGTACTGGCGCATTATTTCGGTGCTACTCAGTACATTCCCAAAGACACCGCCCGCGTTGACGCTGCAGGTAATTTTGTCTTTAGTGGCAAGAAATCCCTGCCCACGGGGCTGTATATCACGGTGCTTCCCAAAAGTCGTTATATCGAGCTGCTGATGGATAACGATCAGGAGTTTTCGTTCGCGACGGACACGACCAGCCTGATCGGTTCGATGAAGGTGACCGGTTCAGCCGAAAACGAGCTTTTCTACAGCTACCAGCAGGGACTCAATAAATTATATCAGGAAGCGCAGGCGCTGAATACGCAGCAGAAAGTACGTAACGATCCAACGACAGCGGCCCTGGCCAACCAGAAAATGGCGGACCTGCAAAATCAGGCGCAACGCCAGCGCGAACAGTTTTTCAGGGACCATACCAACTCATTCGCCACCAAAATTCTGAAAGCGTCGGCCGAGCCGGCGGTACCGCCCGCCCCTAAACTCGCCAATGGTCGGCCCGATTCGGCCTGGGTGTTCAACTACTTTAAAGGACACTTTTGGGACGACTACGATTTTTCCGACGAACGCTTCGTCCGTACGCCGATTCTGCAGCGCAAGCTCGATCGCTACATCAAGGAGCTGACCGTTCAGAATGCCGACTCGCTCATCAAAGAGGCCGACTACGTGGTTAACAAAGCCATCGCGGGAAAAAATAAGGAGGTAAAATCTTATATCATCTGGTACATTACCAGCCAGTATGAGCAGCCCAAGGTGATGGGAACGGATGGTCTCTACGTGCACATGTTCGAGAAGTACTATGCCACCGGCGTGATGCCCGTCACTGATACGTCGACGGTCAGGAAAATTGGGGAGCGCGTCGCTACGCTCAAGCCTACTCTCGTCGGCAAAACCCTGGTGGCACCCGTCGTGAGTGATACGCTCCGCAAGCCCATTGCGCTTTCGGCCATCAAGGCCGACTACACGGTTGTCTTTTTCTACGCCCCCCACTGCGGCCACTGCCGCGACAGCGCGCCAAAGCTGAAAAAGTTTGTGGACGACTACAAAGGCAAAGGTGTTGAAGTGCTGGCGATTCCGGTAGAAGACAGCCCCGAGGAGTGGAAAAAGTTTATCCGGGAGTTTGGGCTTCAGAAAGCCGTCAACGGTTTCGACTATACGGCCCGTACCGACTACCGCAAACAGTACGACGTTTGGACCACGCCAACCGTTTACGTGCTCGACAAGAACAAGACGATCATTGCCCGCAAGCTCCCCGTTGAGCAGATCGAAGATTTCATGCTCTTCCACAAGCGTCAACAGGCCAACCAGAAAGCAGCCGTAGCTACGGCGAAAGCGAAAAAGTAA
- a CDS encoding acylneuraminate cytidylyltransferase family protein — protein MKPLFLITARGGSKGIPGKNIKPFAGKPLLYYAIDTARELAPDEDICLSTDADDIIQAAEAYGLPVPFKRPDALATDQSGSYEVMRHAVDFYRQQHRTYDVLVLLQPTSPFRTAQHVREALALYTSDLDMVVSVTESASNPYYNLFEENADGYLKRSKESSFTRRQDCPEVYAYNGAVYVINPVSLAQKPLSQFEKVKKYIMSADDSIDLDTPLDWAFAEFLAANRPVTPES, from the coding sequence ATGAAACCCCTGTTCCTGATTACGGCGCGGGGTGGCTCGAAAGGGATTCCCGGTAAAAACATAAAGCCGTTTGCGGGGAAACCACTGCTCTACTACGCCATCGATACAGCGCGGGAACTGGCCCCGGACGAAGACATCTGCCTCTCGACCGATGCCGATGACATTATCCAGGCGGCAGAAGCCTACGGTTTACCCGTACCGTTCAAACGGCCCGATGCCCTTGCCACCGACCAGTCGGGGAGTTATGAGGTGATGCGGCACGCCGTTGATTTTTACCGGCAACAGCACCGGACTTACGACGTGCTGGTCTTGCTGCAGCCCACCTCCCCATTCCGGACGGCGCAACATGTGCGGGAGGCTTTGGCACTGTATACCAGCGATCTCGATATGGTCGTGTCGGTAACGGAGTCGGCCAGCAACCCGTACTACAACCTCTTCGAAGAGAATGCCGATGGGTACCTGAAACGGTCGAAGGAGAGCTCGTTCACCCGGCGGCAGGATTGCCCGGAAGTGTACGCCTACAACGGAGCCGTTTACGTGATTAACCCGGTATCGCTGGCGCAAAAACCACTTAGCCAGTTTGAGAAGGTAAAAAAGTACATCATGAGCGCCGACGATTCTATTGACCTGGATACCCCACTCGACTGGGCTTTTGCCGAATTTCTGGCTGCGAACCGCCCCGTAACGCCCGAGTCGTAG
- a CDS encoding nucleotidyltransferase family protein: protein MADYSKHIISQDVPVTRALEQISSLGQYLTLFVTDDSGKLLGTLTDGDIRRGLINSKPITEPVRQFMNPNFRFLRQNDYNTDTIRRFRAQLLQLIPELDTDGRIIRIVNLAKTKALLPVDAVIMAGGKGERLMPLTRDTPKPLLKVGDKPIIEHNIDRLTRYGINHIHITTRYLGEQLEAYFGDGSAKGINIQYTREDEPLGTIGSMRLTAKYRNDTILLMNSDLLTNIDFEDFYEAFRRQDADMSVATVPYQVTIPYAVLETSDGAIRSLKEKPSYTYYINAGIYLMKRSMVDLIPDGVYNATDLLEKLIADGYTVTYFPMLGYWLDIGRHEDYQKACVDINHITL, encoded by the coding sequence GTGGCAGACTACAGTAAACATATCATTTCGCAGGATGTACCCGTGACCCGTGCGCTGGAGCAGATCAGCAGCCTCGGGCAGTACCTCACGCTTTTCGTGACCGACGACAGCGGCAAACTGCTTGGCACGCTCACCGATGGCGACATCCGGCGGGGGTTGATCAACTCCAAACCCATCACCGAACCGGTGCGCCAGTTCATGAACCCGAACTTCCGGTTCCTGCGCCAGAACGATTACAACACCGACACCATCCGGCGGTTCCGGGCACAGTTGCTGCAACTGATTCCGGAACTGGACACCGACGGACGTATCATCCGCATCGTTAATCTGGCCAAAACGAAAGCGCTGTTGCCCGTCGACGCCGTGATCATGGCCGGCGGTAAGGGAGAACGCCTGATGCCCCTCACGCGCGACACGCCCAAGCCGCTGCTGAAGGTTGGCGACAAGCCCATCATCGAACACAACATCGACCGGCTCACGCGCTACGGCATCAACCATATCCACATCACTACCCGCTACCTGGGCGAGCAACTGGAAGCCTATTTCGGCGATGGCTCGGCCAAAGGAATCAACATTCAGTACACCCGCGAGGACGAACCGCTGGGCACTATCGGGTCGATGCGGTTGACGGCTAAGTACCGTAACGATACCATTCTGCTGATGAACTCCGACCTGCTGACCAACATTGACTTCGAGGATTTCTACGAAGCCTTCCGGCGGCAGGACGCCGATATGTCGGTGGCGACGGTGCCGTATCAGGTCACCATCCCCTACGCCGTTCTCGAAACCAGCGACGGGGCCATCCGGTCGCTGAAGGAGAAGCCGAGCTACACGTATTACATCAACGCGGGCATCTACCTGATGAAACGGAGTATGGTCGACCTGATTCCGGACGGCGTTTACAATGCGACCGATCTCCTCGAAAAGCTCATTGCCGATGGGTATACCGTTACGTACTTTCCCATGCTGGGCTACTGGCTCGACATTGGCCGGCACGAAGATTACCAGAAAGCCTGCGTCGACATTAACCACATCACCTTATGA
- a CDS encoding FkbM family methyltransferase, protein MWLFKYLFTTFYRSLQTANGRRLLWLFFRYAGRPRHQLRTIPFLNYRFQVPDPLSFTWQFKEIFADESYRFSTDAAKPVIYDCGANIGTSLAYFRQTYPQARIVAFEADPGIGAVLMKNLQTNDIRDVEVINKAVWINDDGLDFGSGEADGASMFSETGRRLVPSVRLRDYLLRETRIDMLKIDIEGAETEVLVDCGDALAHVRNLFIEYHAYIGHPQTLGLITRVLENQGFRYYIDSNQSRVRPLVNHRYRGNDLMDLQLNIFAYRP, encoded by the coding sequence ATGTGGCTATTCAAATACCTGTTCACTACCTTTTACCGGTCATTGCAAACGGCCAACGGTCGTCGGCTGCTATGGCTGTTTTTCCGATACGCCGGTCGGCCGCGCCACCAGTTACGCACCATTCCGTTTCTGAACTACCGTTTCCAGGTACCCGATCCCCTGTCGTTTACATGGCAGTTCAAGGAGATCTTCGCCGATGAGTCATACCGATTTTCGACCGACGCAGCGAAACCAGTTATCTACGACTGTGGCGCCAACATTGGCACCAGCCTGGCCTATTTCCGGCAAACCTACCCCCAGGCCCGGATCGTTGCGTTTGAAGCCGATCCCGGCATTGGCGCGGTGCTGATGAAAAATCTGCAAACCAACGATATTCGCGACGTTGAGGTGATCAACAAAGCCGTCTGGATCAACGACGACGGACTGGACTTTGGCAGTGGCGAGGCCGATGGTGCGTCGATGTTCTCTGAAACGGGGCGTCGGCTGGTTCCTTCGGTACGGCTCCGCGATTACCTGTTACGCGAAACGCGGATCGACATGCTCAAGATCGACATCGAAGGGGCCGAAACCGAGGTGCTGGTCGACTGCGGAGATGCCCTGGCGCATGTCAGGAACCTGTTTATCGAATACCATGCCTACATCGGTCATCCGCAAACGCTCGGTCTAATCACGCGGGTGCTCGAAAACCAGGGCTTCCGGTACTATATCGACAGCAACCAGTCGCGGGTGCGGCCGCTGGTCAATCATCGCTACCGGGGCAATGACCTGATGGATTTGCAGCTCAACATTTTTGCCTACCGTCCATGA
- a CDS encoding glycosyltransferase family 4 protein, whose translation MNVVILSTYQHFGGAAVATSRLHQALRNEGVEATLLVGTSNRQETHQPAPGVTFLANNFLAESTAFGRFVAERLYFLPAERDPSVRFQFSPAVFGADLNFHPAIQQADLIHLHWTSFGFLSLSGLRSLFDLGKPVVWTLHDQWAFTGGCHYTGGCTHFLTHCHHCPYLKKPAENDLSARRFDRKQWAYTGAPLHVVHPSQWLAEQAKRSTLLGGFPHLVIPNTLDQTVFAPAGRPPAEGQPRRLLFGSANVTDPRKGFTYFAEALRLLHAQHPELTPEILIFGKGRSYLFNELPYTVRSLGLLTSPADIAAAYNAADALVVPSLEDNLPNTVLEALSCGTPVVGFRTGGIPEMIDHRQTGYLAASGSAQELADGLAFVLTHPDPASLRQQARQSAEDRYSEAVIAGQHIDLYQSLLSQRVS comes from the coding sequence ATGAACGTCGTTATCCTCAGCACCTACCAGCACTTTGGCGGAGCAGCCGTAGCCACCAGCCGGCTCCACCAGGCGTTGCGCAATGAAGGCGTTGAGGCAACGCTGCTCGTTGGTACGTCGAACCGGCAGGAGACTCACCAGCCCGCCCCCGGCGTTACGTTCCTGGCCAATAACTTCCTGGCCGAGTCTACGGCTTTTGGTCGATTTGTGGCTGAGCGCCTGTATTTCCTGCCGGCCGAACGCGACCCGTCGGTACGATTTCAGTTTTCGCCGGCCGTCTTCGGTGCTGACCTCAATTTCCACCCTGCCATTCAGCAGGCCGACCTTATTCACCTGCACTGGACCAGCTTCGGTTTTCTGTCGCTCAGTGGCCTTCGGTCGCTGTTCGACCTGGGCAAGCCCGTCGTCTGGACACTGCACGATCAGTGGGCCTTTACCGGCGGGTGCCATTACACGGGGGGCTGCACACATTTCCTGACCCACTGCCACCACTGCCCGTACCTGAAAAAGCCCGCCGAAAATGACCTGTCGGCCCGCCGGTTCGACCGCAAGCAATGGGCCTACACCGGCGCGCCCCTGCACGTCGTTCACCCGAGCCAGTGGCTGGCCGAGCAGGCCAAGCGCAGTACGCTGCTGGGCGGGTTTCCACACCTGGTCATTCCCAATACGCTCGACCAGACGGTGTTCGCCCCGGCAGGTCGGCCACCCGCGGAAGGGCAGCCCCGGCGTCTGCTGTTCGGCAGTGCCAACGTAACCGACCCCCGCAAAGGGTTCACCTACTTTGCCGAAGCACTCAGGCTCCTCCACGCCCAGCATCCGGAACTGACGCCCGAGATTCTCATATTCGGAAAGGGACGCTCGTACCTGTTCAACGAACTCCCCTATACCGTTCGGTCACTGGGTCTGCTCACCAGCCCGGCCGATATTGCAGCCGCCTACAACGCAGCCGACGCGCTGGTAGTGCCGTCGCTGGAAGACAACCTGCCGAATACCGTTCTCGAAGCACTCTCCTGCGGGACGCCCGTCGTAGGGTTCCGGACGGGTGGTATTCCCGAAATGATCGATCACCGGCAGACCGGCTACCTGGCCGCCAGTGGGTCGGCGCAGGAACTGGCCGACGGGCTGGCGTTCGTACTCACCCATCCCGACCCGGCGTCGTTACGCCAGCAGGCCCGCCAGTCGGCCGAGGACCGCTACTCGGAAGCGGTAATTGCCGGTCAACACATCGACTTGTACCAATCTTTACTGAGCCAGCGAGTGAGCTGA
- a CDS encoding YdcF family protein gives MFYFFSKTLYYLLTPAGWLVGLLVLALLTKKPARRRWLTGAGLAVFWLFGNSVFMNELALLWEYPPAPVPTDAPNRVAVLLTGGMVNTMKEVPDNRFLLGREADRAGQALYLYKVGAVRTILISGGSGDLPFQKKDVNDEGQMIRRLLLLSGVRPEDIVLEGKSRNTHENALFSARVLRERFHTDQCVLVTSATHMRRAAACFRNESVRVSPFPGVFVSSRRSFEPGDFILPHEQTFSDAYYLSREVFGYLVYWVMGYV, from the coding sequence ATGTTTTATTTCTTTTCCAAGACCTTATACTACCTGCTGACACCCGCCGGCTGGCTCGTCGGCTTATTGGTACTGGCCTTACTGACAAAAAAGCCCGCACGTCGTCGCTGGCTGACGGGAGCCGGGCTGGCCGTTTTCTGGCTTTTTGGCAACTCGGTTTTCATGAATGAGCTGGCGCTGCTGTGGGAATACCCGCCCGCCCCCGTTCCAACTGACGCGCCGAACAGGGTAGCTGTACTCCTGACGGGGGGGATGGTGAACACCATGAAAGAAGTGCCGGACAACCGGTTTCTGCTGGGCCGCGAGGCCGACCGGGCGGGGCAGGCGCTGTATCTTTACAAAGTGGGCGCGGTCCGCACCATCCTGATAAGTGGCGGCTCGGGCGATTTGCCGTTTCAGAAGAAAGATGTCAACGACGAAGGGCAGATGATCCGGCGGCTACTGCTGCTGTCGGGGGTGCGCCCGGAGGATATCGTGCTGGAAGGAAAATCCAGAAATACGCACGAGAACGCGCTGTTCTCCGCCCGTGTGCTGCGCGAGCGCTTTCACACCGACCAGTGTGTGCTGGTAACGTCCGCTACGCACATGCGCCGGGCTGCCGCCTGCTTCCGCAACGAGTCGGTGCGGGTGTCGCCCTTTCCCGGTGTGTTTGTGAGCAGCCGACGGTCGTTCGAGCCCGGCGATTTTATCCTGCCCCACGAGCAAACCTTTTCCGACGCCTACTACCTGAGCCGCGAAGTGTTCGGCTACCTCGTATACTGGGTAATGGGGTATGTATAA
- a CDS encoding DUF58 domain-containing protein has protein sequence MKQPLNLSQVRSYGNVEFLARQLVEGFITGLHKSPFHGFSVEFAEHRLYNTGETTRHIDWKVFGKTEKLFVKRYEEETNLRCHLLIDTSSSMYYPEANYGKMTFSVMAAACLAYMLQRQKDAVSLTTFADTIDLQTPVKSTPSHVHKLFTQLDQLMLQPKPLRKTAAADVIHQVAEKINKRSLVIIFSDMFENSEKSDVLFSALQHLRHNLHEVLIFHVTDKKTEEDFSFDERPYEFIDLETGEKVKLQPGQVRDTYQQAVKTYFQELKMRCGQYKIDFVEADIAQGFDQILTSYLVKRTKMK, from the coding sequence ATGAAACAACCGCTGAATTTAAGCCAGGTACGGTCCTATGGGAACGTTGAATTTCTGGCCCGCCAGCTGGTCGAAGGCTTCATTACGGGCTTGCACAAATCGCCTTTCCATGGGTTCTCGGTCGAGTTCGCCGAACATCGTCTTTACAACACCGGCGAAACCACACGGCACATCGACTGGAAGGTGTTTGGCAAAACCGAGAAGTTATTCGTAAAGCGGTACGAGGAAGAGACGAACCTGCGCTGCCACCTGCTCATCGATACGTCATCGTCGATGTATTACCCGGAAGCGAACTACGGCAAGATGACCTTCAGCGTAATGGCGGCCGCCTGCCTGGCCTACATGCTCCAGCGCCAGAAAGACGCCGTTAGCCTGACCACCTTCGCCGATACCATCGACCTGCAAACACCGGTCAAGTCGACACCGTCGCACGTGCACAAGCTGTTCACCCAGCTCGATCAGCTGATGCTACAGCCCAAGCCACTACGGAAAACGGCCGCTGCTGATGTTATTCACCAGGTAGCTGAGAAGATTAACAAACGGTCGCTGGTCATCATTTTCAGTGATATGTTCGAGAACAGCGAAAAGAGTGATGTTCTCTTTTCGGCCCTGCAACACCTGCGGCATAACCTGCACGAGGTGCTGATCTTTCACGTTACCGACAAAAAAACAGAAGAGGACTTCTCGTTCGATGAACGCCCGTACGAATTTATTGATCTCGAAACGGGCGAAAAAGTAAAACTCCAGCCGGGCCAGGTGCGCGATACTTACCAGCAAGCCGTAAAGACCTATTTTCAGGAATTAAAGATGCGCTGCGGCCAATATAAAATTGACTTCGTAGAAGCCGACATCGCCCAGGGGTTCGACCAGATCCTGACCTCGTACCTGGTCAAACGTACCAAAATGAAGTAA